In Methanothermus fervidus DSM 2088, a single genomic region encodes these proteins:
- a CDS encoding hisA/hisF family protein (COGs: COG1411 Uncharacterized protein related to proFAR isomerase (HisA)~InterPro IPR011060: IPR006062: IPR013785: IPR004650~KEGG: mth:MTH669 phosphoribosylformimino-5-aminoimidazole carboxamide ribotide isomerase related protein~PFAM: histidine biosynthesis protein~SPTR: O26765 Phosphoribosylformimino-5-aminoimidazole carboxamide ribotide isomerase related protein~TIGRFAM: hisA/hisF family protein~PFAM: Histidine biosynthesis protein~TIGRFAM: hisA/hisF family protein): MIEVIPVLDIKDGIAVAGKSGKRETYTPLKTIYSRSPDPIEIALSLRRQGARRIYIADLNGIERTGNNLEIAKKINYIIPTMLDFGVNDFKTFKFLLNFSRQVIVATETLESFEELEKIVSKFPTSRIVVSVDIKDDKLYSKNLDISLIDFRDKLLDLGISSEIILLDISRVGTEKGINENIIEIFKDLKDKLILGGGITLKDVPKIKNFGIKKILVGTALHKGEFPLYI; the protein is encoded by the coding sequence ATGATAGAAGTAATACCTGTCTTAGATATTAAAGATGGAATTGCAGTAGCTGGCAAATCTGGAAAAAGAGAAACATATACTCCATTAAAAACCATTTATTCAAGATCGCCGGATCCTATAGAGATTGCATTATCATTAAGAAGACAGGGAGCTAGACGAATATATATTGCAGATTTAAATGGAATAGAGAGAACTGGCAATAATCTAGAGATTGCAAAGAAGATAAATTATATTATTCCAACAATGCTTGATTTTGGTGTCAACGATTTTAAAACATTTAAATTTCTTTTAAATTTTTCAAGGCAAGTGATAGTAGCTACAGAAACTTTAGAAAGTTTTGAAGAACTAGAAAAAATTGTTTCAAAATTCCCTACAAGTAGAATTGTTGTTAGTGTAGACATTAAGGATGATAAATTATATTCAAAAAATTTAGATATTTCCCTGATTGATTTTAGAGATAAGCTTTTAGATCTTGGTATATCTTCCGAAATAATATTGTTAGATATTAGTAGAGTAGGTACAGAGAAGGGTATTAATGAAAATATTATAGAAATATTTAAAGATTTAAAGGATAAATTGATTTTAGGAGGAGGTATAACACTCAAAGATGTTCCAAAAATAAAAAATTTCGGAATAAAAAAAATATTAGTAGGCACAGCATTACATAAAGGTGAATTTCCGCTTTATATTTAG
- a CDS encoding Protein of unknown function DUF2149 (COGs: COG4744 conserved hypothetical protein~InterPro IPR018676~KEGG: mth:MTH670 hypothetical protein~PFAM: Protein of unknown function DUF2149~SPTR: O26766 Putative uncharacterized protein~PFAM: Uncharacterized conserved protein (DUF2149)) — MLRRRGRRRLSDYHHEEDPLSGAINFVDCMFVLAMAFAVFFIMAWNMQSLVFAKMSLQEKRELMEAVKKSIEVKQGKELNQTPEVSKGSGQGYAELGTVYKDPRTGKLILVQK; from the coding sequence ATGTTGAGGAGGAGAGGGAGAAGGAGATTGAGCGATTATCACCATGAAGAAGATCCACTTAGTGGAGCAATAAATTTTGTTGATTGCATGTTTGTGCTTGCAATGGCATTCGCTGTATTCTTCATCATGGCATGGAACATGCAAAGCCTTGTTTTTGCAAAAATGAGTCTACAAGAAAAAAGAGAATTAATGGAAGCTGTAAAGAAAAGTATTGAAGTTAAACAGGGAAAAGAGCTGAATCAGACTCCTGAGGTATCTAAAGGTAGTGGACAGGGATATGCTGAACTGGGTACAGTATACAAAGATCCTAGAACTGGAAAGCTCATATTGGTTCAAAAATGA
- a CDS encoding conserved hypothetical protein (COGs: COG0811 Biopolymer transport protein~KEGG: mth:MTH671 hypothetical protein~SPTR: O26767 Putative uncharacterized protein~PFAM: MotA/TolQ/ExbB proton channel family), producing the protein MPAVPGSEALQGIMHVVSQSLLIPAIVTLLAFVAYSVVALGGLIAEYVGRVRVDVDEIKEAIYNISNPGDPKEIIEIINNSKLPERQKEILTDIANTEDLDSRTREALARRYVEGEELKAMKSVEITDSITRLGPQVGLLGTLIPIGPGLVALGAGDITQLANHFLVAFDAAILGLASSAISFFVSKVRKRWFEEYLVNLETLAEAILEVMENVEEEREKEIERLSP; encoded by the coding sequence TTGCCAGCAGTCCCAGGATCAGAAGCACTCCAAGGAATTATGCATGTAGTTTCACAAAGCCTCCTAATCCCAGCAATAGTAACATTGCTGGCATTTGTTGCTTATAGTGTAGTTGCACTTGGAGGATTGATTGCTGAATATGTTGGAAGGGTTAGAGTTGATGTAGATGAAATAAAGGAAGCCATATACAACATCTCAAATCCAGGGGATCCAAAGGAGATAATAGAGATAATAAATAATTCAAAGCTCCCAGAGAGGCAAAAAGAAATATTAACAGATATTGCAAACACAGAGGACTTAGATTCAAGGACAAGAGAAGCACTTGCAAGGAGATATGTTGAAGGAGAAGAACTGAAAGCCATGAAATCTGTTGAAATAACAGATTCAATAACAAGGCTTGGTCCACAGGTAGGACTCCTCGGAACTTTAATTCCAATAGGTCCTGGATTAGTTGCTTTGGGAGCCGGAGACATAACTCAGCTAGCAAATCACTTCTTAGTTGCTTTTGATGCAGCAATACTTGGACTTGCTTCAAGTGCAATCTCTTTCTTTGTATCAAAGGTTAGGAAAAGATGGTTTGAGGAATATCTGGTTAACTTGGAAACTCTGGCTGAGGCTATATTGGAGGTGATGGAGAATGTTGAGGAGGAGAGGGAGAAGGAGATTGAGCGATTATCACCATGA
- a CDS encoding Uncharacterized conserved protein UCP037409, membrane transporter, MTH672 (COGs: COG4827 transporter~InterPro IPR017199~KEGG: mth:MTH672 hypothetical protein~PFAM: Uncharacterised conserved protein UCP037409, membrane transporter, MTH672~SPTR: O26768 Putative uncharacterized protein~PFAM: Predicted transporter (DUF2162)) codes for MNIITIAWELGIISVLLIFGAKIGLAIGFAGLRRRYAAGIIIGYGVGLYLLIWILGKAIGNIYPTLNKYIVYITLLMAAILIAAGIHTLHEWKQKKKNTAQMTCLAMVAPCPCCFGAVLAAIILAAPMVGVSSLLLGKYSAILLSVFIAVFYLFSKVIVDALNKPYPIILGNFMLFVGLYFLIATILIPNISALASSKFSPVNVPAPHILLSTALALFALLIVGGYYYKKKSVFVR; via the coding sequence ATGAATATTATTACTATAGCATGGGAGTTAGGAATTATATCTGTTCTTTTAATATTTGGTGCAAAAATAGGGTTAGCAATAGGATTTGCTGGGTTAAGACGTCGATATGCAGCAGGTATAATAATTGGTTATGGAGTAGGTCTTTATTTATTAATTTGGATTCTAGGGAAAGCAATAGGGAACATATACCCAACACTTAACAAATACATAGTTTATATAACTCTTCTGATGGCCGCAATTTTAATAGCAGCAGGCATTCATACATTACATGAATGGAAACAGAAAAAGAAAAATACCGCGCAGATGACATGTTTAGCAATGGTAGCACCATGTCCATGTTGTTTTGGTGCAGTATTAGCTGCAATAATATTAGCAGCTCCAATGGTGGGTGTTTCATCTTTACTATTAGGAAAGTATTCTGCAATACTTTTATCCGTGTTTATAGCAGTGTTTTATTTGTTTTCAAAAGTAATTGTAGATGCTTTGAATAAACCATATCCCATAATCTTAGGGAATTTTATGTTATTTGTTGGACTTTATTTCTTGATTGCAACTATTTTGATTCCGAATATTAGTGCCTTAGCAAGTAGTAAATTCTCTCCAGTAAATGTTCCTGCACCACATATTTTATTAAGTACTGCATTAGCACTCTTTGCCCTACTAATAGTGGGAGGGTATTATTACAAGAAAAAAAGCGTTTTTGTGAGGTGA
- a CDS encoding Propeptide PepSY amd peptidase M4 (InterPro IPR005075~KEGG: mth:MTH1301 hypothetical protein~PFAM: Propeptide PepSY amd peptidase M4~SPTR: O27358 Putative uncharacterized protein~PFAM: Peptidase propeptide and YPEB domain) produces MRSKALIFILCIFVVGAIGAGYFLQGHKSQVAVAKNSMSQNNITKTEKIQNTTSKDTNANKTHVSTEDAKNIASKYIEEPGASPGSPKIVYIDGKPVYVVPVIKNGKQVGEIYIDVKTGKNLGGAGGAP; encoded by the coding sequence ATGCGCTCTAAAGCGTTAATTTTTATTCTTTGCATATTTGTAGTTGGCGCAATTGGTGCAGGATATTTCCTACAGGGACATAAATCACAAGTGGCTGTAGCAAAAAATAGTATGAGTCAAAATAATATTACAAAAACAGAAAAAATTCAAAATACAACATCAAAAGATACTAACGCTAATAAAACTCATGTATCAACAGAAGATGCAAAAAATATAGCAAGTAAATACATAGAGGAACCTGGAGCATCCCCAGGATCTCCAAAAATTGTTTACATTGATGGAAAACCAGTTTATGTTGTTCCAGTGATCAAAAATGGAAAACAAGTTGGTGAAATATACATAGATGTAAAAACAGGTAAAAACCTTGGAGGAGCAGGCGGCGCTCCCTAG
- a CDS encoding phosphoglycerate kinase (COGs: COG0126 3-phosphoglycerate kinase~InterPro IPR001576: IPR015911: IPR015824: IPR015901~KEGG: mth:MTH1042 phosphoglycerate kinase~PFAM: phosphoglycerate kinase~PRIAM: Phosphoglycerate kinase~SPTR: P20971 Phosphoglycerate kinase (Fragment)~PFAM: Phosphoglycerate kinase), which yields MFKFYTMDDFDYSGSRVLVRVDINSPVDPHTGRILDDTRMRLHSKTLKELVDENAKVAILAHQSRPGKRDFTTMEEHSKVLSNILDMPVTYVEDIFGCAARESIRNMENGDIILLENVRFYSEEVLKRDPKVQAETHLVRKLSSVVDYYINDAFAAAHRSQPSLVGFPLKLPSAAGRLMEREVKTLYKIIKNVEKPCVYILGGVKIDDSIMIMKNILKNGSADYILTSGLVANVFLEASGIDIKEKNRKILYRKNYKKFIKMAKKLKDKYGEKILTPVDVAINKNGKRIDVPIDDIPNFPIYDIGMETIKIYAEKIREAKTIFANGPAGVFEEQQFSIGTEDLLNAIASSNAFSVIAGGHLAAAAEKMGISNKINHISSGGGACIAFLSGEELPAIKVLEEARKRSDKYI from the coding sequence TTGTTCAAATTCTATACGATGGATGATTTTGATTATTCTGGGAGCAGAGTGCTTGTAAGAGTAGACATTAATTCTCCAGTAGATCCTCATACTGGACGTATACTTGATGATACGAGAATGAGACTACATTCAAAAACACTCAAAGAACTAGTAGATGAAAATGCAAAGGTAGCTATTTTAGCACATCAAAGTAGGCCAGGAAAAAGAGATTTCACAACAATGGAAGAGCATAGTAAAGTATTATCCAATATATTAGATATGCCTGTTACATATGTTGAGGATATATTTGGTTGTGCTGCACGAGAATCAATAAGAAATATGGAAAATGGAGATATCATCCTTTTAGAAAATGTACGTTTTTATTCAGAAGAAGTTTTAAAAAGAGATCCCAAAGTTCAGGCAGAAACACACCTTGTAAGAAAATTATCAAGTGTTGTTGATTATTATATAAATGATGCTTTTGCAGCTGCTCATAGATCACAACCATCATTAGTTGGATTTCCGCTTAAACTACCTTCTGCTGCAGGAAGATTAATGGAAAGAGAAGTTAAAACATTGTATAAAATAATTAAAAACGTTGAAAAGCCATGTGTTTATATTCTTGGAGGTGTTAAAATTGATGATTCAATAATGATAATGAAAAATATTTTAAAAAATGGTTCTGCTGATTATATTCTAACATCTGGTTTGGTGGCAAATGTATTTTTAGAGGCTTCTGGGATAGATATTAAAGAAAAGAACAGAAAAATATTGTATAGAAAAAATTATAAAAAATTTATAAAAATGGCAAAAAAACTTAAAGATAAATATGGGGAGAAGATACTTACCCCTGTTGATGTTGCCATAAATAAAAATGGAAAGAGAATTGATGTACCTATTGATGATATTCCTAACTTTCCAATATATGATATAGGCATGGAAACTATAAAAATATATGCAGAAAAAATAAGAGAGGCAAAAACAATTTTTGCTAATGGACCAGCGGGTGTTTTCGAAGAACAACAATTTAGTATAGGAACTGAAGATTTGTTAAATGCAATAGCATCATCCAACGCATTTTCAGTTATAGCAGGAGGTCATTTAGCAGCGGCTGCAGAAAAAATGGGTATTTCAAATAAAATAAATCATATTAGTAGTGGAGGCGGGGCTTGTATAGCATTTCTTTCTGGCGAAGAGCTCCCTGCAATTAAAGTTCTTGAAGAAGCTAGAAAAAGGAGCGATAAATATATATAG
- a CDS encoding triosephosphate isomerase (COGs: COG0149 Triosephosphate isomerase~InterPro IPR000652: IPR020861: IPR013785~KEGG: mth:MTH1041 triosephosphate isomerase~PFAM: triosephosphate isomerase~PRIAM: Triose-phosphate isomerase~SPTR: Q9UWN5 Triosephosphate isomerase~TIGRFAM: triosephosphate isomerase~PFAM: Triosephosphate isomerase~TIGRFAM: triosephosphate isomerase): MDRPIIVLNFKTYKESTGENALKLAKKCEQVSEEYGVKIIVAPQHMDLRYVSENVNIPVIAQHIDPIDAGGHTGSVLLECAKEAGAKGSLVNHSEKRMKLADISKVVKKLSENDMISIVCTNNVETSAAAAALSPDFVAVEPPELIGSGIPVSKAKPEVVENTVEAVKTVNPDVRVLCGAGISSGEDVKKAVELGTEGVLLASGVILAKDQKKALEELITEM; this comes from the coding sequence TTGGATAGACCTATCATCGTGTTAAATTTTAAAACATACAAAGAATCTACAGGAGAAAATGCCCTAAAACTAGCAAAAAAATGCGAACAAGTATCTGAGGAATATGGAGTAAAAATAATAGTTGCTCCACAACATATGGACCTAAGATATGTTTCAGAAAATGTTAACATTCCAGTAATAGCACAACATATTGATCCAATAGATGCTGGTGGACACACAGGCAGTGTCTTATTAGAATGTGCAAAAGAAGCAGGTGCTAAAGGTTCGTTGGTAAATCATTCAGAGAAAAGAATGAAATTGGCTGACATATCAAAAGTTGTAAAAAAATTATCAGAGAATGATATGATAAGCATTGTTTGTACAAATAATGTTGAAACTAGTGCAGCTGCAGCTGCATTATCTCCTGATTTTGTAGCAGTTGAACCTCCCGAATTAATAGGATCAGGCATCCCAGTGTCAAAAGCAAAACCAGAAGTTGTTGAAAACACAGTAGAAGCTGTTAAAACTGTGAACCCGGATGTTAGAGTGCTATGTGGTGCAGGAATATCGTCTGGTGAAGATGTAAAAAAGGCAGTAGAATTAGGAACCGAAGGTGTACTTTTAGCTTCTGGTGTAATTCTTGCAAAGGATCAAAAGAAAGCTTTAGAGGAACTTATAACTGAAATGTAG
- a CDS encoding precorrin-6y C5,15-methyltransferase (decarboxylating), CbiE subunit (COGs: COG2241 Precorrin-6B methylase 1~InterPro IPR000878: IPR014777: IPR012818~KEGG: msi:Msm_1167 cobalt-precorrin-6Y C(5)-methyltransferase~PFAM: Uroporphyrin-III C/tetrapyrrole (Corrin/Porphyrin) methyltransferase~SPTR: B9AFE8 Putative uncharacterized protein~TIGRFAM: precorrin-6y C5,15-methyltransferase (decarboxylating), CbiE subunit~PFAM: Tetrapyrrole (Corrin/Porphyrin) Methylases~TIGRFAM: precorrin-6y C5,15-methyltransferase (decarboxylating), CbiE subunit) yields the protein MLYIVGIGPGSKDFLTPIAEEIANTVDILVGSKRALDLFPQATRKIVLNAKNMNKMLEYSVKLARNNDVCILSTGDPGFSGVLKPVKKLLSKYKNVELEVIPGISSIQLCAAKLKMPWDNVNLLTLHGRKDYKKLLKFLNDDKPIMVLPSKDVNDLAKFLLNNGISGDKEIIICERLSYPDEKITKISLKEAAERKFSYMCVVVINYSE from the coding sequence ATGCTTTATATTGTAGGAATTGGCCCAGGTTCAAAAGATTTTTTAACACCTATAGCTGAAGAAATTGCAAATACGGTTGATATATTAGTTGGTAGTAAAAGAGCATTAGATTTGTTTCCACAGGCAACAAGAAAAATTGTATTAAATGCCAAAAACATGAATAAAATGTTGGAATATTCTGTAAAACTAGCTCGTAATAATGACGTCTGTATATTATCAACTGGAGATCCTGGATTTTCAGGAGTTTTAAAGCCTGTTAAAAAATTATTGTCTAAATATAAAAATGTAGAACTGGAAGTTATTCCTGGTATAAGTTCTATACAGTTATGCGCTGCTAAACTCAAAATGCCATGGGATAATGTAAATCTATTAACTCTTCATGGAAGAAAAGATTATAAAAAGCTTCTTAAATTTTTAAACGATGACAAACCAATCATGGTTTTGCCCTCTAAAGACGTAAATGATTTAGCCAAATTTTTGTTGAATAATGGAATTAGTGGGGATAAAGAGATAATAATATGTGAGCGTCTTAGCTATCCAGATGAAAAAATTACGAAAATATCATTAAAAGAGGCTGCAGAAAGGAAATTTTCATATATGTGCGTTGTTGTGATAAATTACTCTGAATAG
- a CDS encoding GTP-binding conserved hypothetical protein TIGR00650 (COGs: COG0012 GTPase probable translation factor~InterPro IPR002917: IPR013646: IPR004095: IPR006073~KEGG: mth:MTH1515 translation-associated GTPase~PFAM: GTPase of unknown function domain protein; GTP-binding protein HSR1-related; TGS domain protein~SPTR: O27559 GTP-binding protein~PFAM: GTPase of unknown function; GTPase of unknown function C-terminal; TGS domain) — translation MIQIAVTGKPNVGKSTFFSAATLSDVEVASYPFTTIDPNRAVAYVTTQCPCKELGLKCNPRNSKCKNGIRYIPIELIDVAGLVPGAYKGRGLGNKFLDDLRQADMFIHIVDASGSTDEEGKIVEPGTQDPLEDIKFLEKEILMWVYGIIGKNWNKLVRKILLENLKFEEVVYDQLSGIGVSIEGIVKAKNMVGSRFDKWGKEELLKFLKYLINICKPMLIVANKIDIPTAEKNIKKIKNKYSRVVPASAEAELALRKAAKAGLIKYTPGSSNFKIINKDKLNKKQISALNYIKKNILEKYGSTGVQKALNKAVFEILKMIVVYPVENENKMSDSQGNVLPDAILLPKGSTPVDLAYKIHEEIGENFRFAIDARKGIKISNDYKLKNGDIIKIVHTA, via the coding sequence ATGATACAAATAGCTGTAACAGGGAAACCTAATGTAGGAAAATCTACATTTTTCAGTGCAGCTACATTGTCAGATGTAGAAGTGGCTTCATACCCATTTACAACAATTGATCCAAATCGTGCTGTGGCATATGTAACTACACAATGCCCATGCAAGGAATTAGGTTTAAAATGTAATCCGAGAAATTCTAAATGCAAAAATGGTATTAGATACATACCTATCGAATTGATCGATGTTGCAGGCTTAGTTCCTGGAGCATATAAAGGACGCGGGCTAGGTAACAAATTTTTAGATGACCTTAGACAAGCAGACATGTTTATACATATAGTGGATGCATCTGGATCTACAGATGAAGAAGGTAAAATTGTAGAACCAGGTACTCAAGATCCTCTCGAAGATATAAAATTTCTTGAAAAAGAAATATTGATGTGGGTTTATGGAATTATAGGTAAAAATTGGAATAAACTTGTTAGGAAAATTTTGTTGGAGAATTTAAAATTTGAAGAAGTTGTGTATGATCAACTTTCTGGCATTGGAGTATCTATTGAAGGCATTGTTAAAGCCAAAAATATGGTAGGCTCAAGATTTGATAAGTGGGGAAAAGAAGAACTTTTAAAGTTTTTAAAATATTTGATAAACATTTGTAAACCAATGTTAATTGTTGCCAACAAGATAGATATCCCAACCGCAGAAAAAAACATAAAAAAAATTAAAAATAAATATTCAAGAGTAGTGCCTGCCTCAGCAGAAGCAGAATTAGCACTTAGAAAAGCAGCTAAAGCAGGACTTATAAAATATACACCGGGAAGTTCCAATTTTAAAATAATAAATAAAGATAAACTCAATAAAAAACAAATTTCAGCACTTAACTATATCAAAAAGAATATATTAGAAAAATATGGAAGTACAGGTGTACAAAAGGCTTTGAATAAAGCTGTATTTGAAATTCTTAAGATGATAGTTGTTTATCCTGTAGAAAATGAAAATAAAATGAGTGATTCACAAGGAAATGTATTACCAGATGCAATTTTGCTTCCAAAAGGATCTACACCAGTTGATTTGGCTTATAAAATACATGAAGAAATTGGAGAAAATTTTCGTTTTGCTATCGATGCTAGAAAGGGAATAAAAATTTCAAATGATTACAAATTAAAAAACGGCGATATAATAAAAATAGTACATACTGCCTAA